One region of Bacillus pumilus genomic DNA includes:
- the sdhB gene encoding succinate dehydrogenase iron-sulfur subunit, translating to MSEKNTIQFIITRQDTADGKPYDEEFEIPYRPNMNVISALMEIRRNPVNKQGKKTTAINWDMNCLEEVCGACSMVINGKPRQSCTALIDKLDQPIRLQPMKTFPVVRDLQVDRSRMFNSLKKVKAWVPIDGTYDLGPGPRMPEKKRQWAYELSKCMTCGVCLEACPNVNDKSSFMGPAPLSQVRLFNAHPTGAMNKSDRLEEIMGDGGLANCGNSQNCVQSCPKGIPLTTSIAALNRDTTLQAFRNFFGSDHAE from the coding sequence ATGAGTGAAAAAAACACGATTCAATTCATAATCACACGTCAAGATACAGCAGATGGAAAGCCTTATGATGAAGAATTCGAAATCCCTTACCGCCCAAATATGAACGTCATTTCCGCACTCATGGAAATTAGACGGAACCCGGTCAATAAACAAGGGAAAAAAACAACGGCGATCAACTGGGATATGAACTGTCTTGAAGAGGTGTGCGGAGCTTGTTCTATGGTCATTAATGGAAAGCCGCGCCAATCATGTACAGCCTTGATTGACAAGTTAGACCAGCCGATTCGTCTTCAGCCGATGAAGACATTCCCGGTTGTGAGAGATTTGCAGGTTGATAGAAGCCGGATGTTCAATTCCTTGAAAAAGGTGAAAGCATGGGTACCGATCGATGGCACGTATGACCTTGGTCCTGGACCAAGAATGCCTGAGAAAAAACGTCAATGGGCATACGAGCTTTCTAAATGTATGACATGTGGTGTCTGCCTTGAAGCTTGTCCAAACGTGAATGATAAGTCTTCCTTTATGGGACCTGCACCGCTTTCGCAAGTTCGTCTATTTAACGCACATCCGACAGGTGCGATGAATAAGTCTGACCGTCTTGAAGAAATTATGGGGGACGGTGGTCTTGCGAACTGCGGGAACTCCCAAAACTGTGTGCAGTCTTGTCCGAAAGGAATCCCGCTGACAACGTCAATTGCTGCACTTAACCGAGATACAACTTTACAAGCATTCCGTAACTTCTTCGGAAGCGATCACGCAGAATAA
- a CDS encoding acyl-CoA thioesterase, with protein sequence MRLPSYIEEPFEEWRASFRFYVETTVRFSETDMFGHMNNVTPFVYFEEARIAFFQKTGIVDKRMKRVRETMTVVANLQCDYIKQVEIGERLRVYVKPEKVGSSSLILHYLGENEQQEPCFTGSVTMVQISKDTGTSVPFTEDEKETFQAQRNE encoded by the coding sequence GTGAGATTGCCGTCATATATTGAAGAACCGTTTGAAGAGTGGAGGGCATCCTTTCGATTTTATGTCGAAACGACCGTTCGTTTTTCAGAAACGGATATGTTTGGCCATATGAACAATGTTACCCCTTTTGTGTATTTTGAAGAGGCGCGCATTGCCTTTTTTCAAAAAACAGGAATTGTTGATAAACGGATGAAACGTGTGAGAGAAACCATGACAGTCGTCGCTAACCTGCAATGTGATTACATCAAGCAGGTAGAGATTGGAGAGAGGCTTCGTGTGTATGTCAAGCCGGAAAAGGTAGGCTCAAGCTCACTCATTCTTCATTATTTAGGAGAAAATGAGCAGCAGGAACCATGCTTTACAGGCTCAGTCACCATGGTGCAAATTAGTAAAGACACAGGCACATCTGTCCCATTTACTGAAGACGAAAAAGAGACATTTCAGGCGCAGCGAAATGAGTAG
- the sdhA gene encoding succinate dehydrogenase flavoprotein subunit → MSNSSIIVVGGGLAGLMATIKAAEAGTAVKLFSIVPVKRSHSVCAQGGINGAVNTKGEGDSPYEHFDDTVYGGDFLANQPPVKAMCEAAPSIIHLLDRMGVMFNRTPEGLLDFRRFGGTQHHRTAFAGATTGQQLLYALDEQVRRYEVAGLVTKYEGWEFLGAVLDDEEVCRGIVAQNLTTMEIESFRSDAVIMATGGPGIVFGKSTNSMINTGSAASIVYQQGAHYANGEFIQIHPTAIPGDDKLRLMSESARGEGGRVWTYKDGKPWYFLEEKYPAYGNLVPRDIATREIFDVCVEQKLGINGENMVYLDLSHKDPKELDIKLGGIIEIYEKFMGDDPRKLPMKIFPAVHYSMGGLWVDYDQMTNIKGLFAAGECDYSMHGGNRLGANSLLSAIYGGMVAGPNAVKYISGLEKSAEDLSSATFDSAVKKEQEKWDNILGMDGTENAYVLHKELGEWMTDNVTVVRYNDKLLKTDQKIEELMERYKQININDTASWSNQGAAFTRQLDNMLQLARVITIGAYNRNESRGAHYKPDFPERNDEEFLKTTMATFKGKNQKPAFHYEDVDVSLIAPRKRDYSKKKVEK, encoded by the coding sequence ATGAGTAATTCTAGCATCATCGTTGTCGGAGGCGGCTTAGCTGGTCTCATGGCAACTATTAAAGCAGCAGAAGCGGGAACAGCTGTTAAACTATTTTCAATCGTACCTGTAAAACGTTCGCATTCTGTATGTGCACAGGGCGGAATCAACGGAGCGGTGAATACAAAAGGTGAAGGGGATTCACCTTATGAGCATTTTGACGACACGGTGTATGGCGGAGACTTCTTAGCCAACCAGCCGCCAGTTAAGGCAATGTGTGAAGCAGCGCCGTCCATTATCCATTTACTTGATCGGATGGGTGTGATGTTTAACAGAACACCAGAGGGATTATTGGACTTCCGCCGCTTCGGGGGAACACAGCACCACCGTACAGCATTTGCTGGGGCTACAACAGGCCAGCAGCTATTATATGCACTTGATGAGCAGGTTCGCCGCTATGAAGTAGCGGGGCTTGTCACGAAATATGAAGGCTGGGAATTCCTTGGCGCTGTGTTAGATGACGAGGAAGTATGCCGAGGCATTGTCGCGCAGAACTTAACAACAATGGAAATTGAATCCTTCCGTTCAGATGCAGTGATCATGGCAACAGGCGGTCCTGGAATCGTGTTCGGAAAATCAACGAACTCCATGATTAACACTGGATCTGCTGCATCTATCGTCTATCAGCAAGGGGCTCATTACGCAAATGGAGAATTCATTCAAATTCACCCAACAGCGATCCCTGGAGATGACAAGCTTCGTCTCATGAGTGAATCGGCTCGTGGTGAAGGCGGACGTGTTTGGACATATAAAGACGGGAAGCCTTGGTACTTCCTAGAAGAAAAATATCCAGCATACGGAAACCTTGTACCGCGTGATATTGCAACACGTGAGATCTTTGACGTATGTGTCGAGCAAAAGCTTGGCATCAACGGAGAGAACATGGTATATCTCGATCTTTCTCATAAAGATCCAAAAGAACTTGATATTAAACTTGGCGGCATCATTGAAATCTATGAAAAATTCATGGGTGATGACCCTCGTAAGCTTCCAATGAAAATTTTCCCTGCTGTTCATTACTCAATGGGCGGATTATGGGTTGATTATGATCAAATGACAAATATCAAAGGTCTATTCGCTGCCGGAGAATGTGATTACTCTATGCACGGCGGAAACAGACTTGGTGCAAACTCACTGCTTTCAGCCATTTACGGCGGAATGGTCGCTGGACCAAATGCTGTGAAGTACATTAGTGGTCTTGAAAAGTCTGCGGAAGACCTATCTTCTGCAACATTTGACAGCGCTGTGAAGAAAGAGCAGGAGAAATGGGACAACATCCTCGGCATGGACGGAACAGAAAATGCGTACGTGCTTCATAAAGAGCTTGGAGAATGGATGACGGATAACGTCACAGTTGTTCGTTACAATGACAAACTCTTAAAAACAGATCAGAAGATCGAAGAACTAATGGAGCGCTACAAGCAGATCAACATCAATGATACAGCTTCATGGAGCAACCAAGGCGCTGCCTTCACACGTCAGCTTGACAACATGCTTCAGCTGGCAAGAGTCATTACGATCGGGGCTTACAACCGAAATGAAAGCCGAGGCGCACACTACAAACCGGACTTCCCAGAGAGAAACGATGAAGAGTTCCTAAAAACAACGATGGCTACGTTCAAAGGAAAAAATCAAAAGCCTGCATTCCACTATGAGGACGTCGATGTATCGTTAATTGCACCTCGTAAACGAGATTACTCGAAGAAAAAGGTGGAGAAATAA